Proteins from a single region of Pyxidicoccus xibeiensis:
- a CDS encoding D-alanine--D-alanine ligase, with protein sequence MGKRVGVLMGGWGEEREISLKTGEAVVAALESRGHHVTRIFAGPGLDRALRAAELDVAFVALHGRMGEDGRVQGLLELLELPYTGSGVLASALAMNKPFAKKLFRLHNLPTPRGYRVGREDAARALELHGDLGFPCVVKPACGGSSVGLAVVHAADALAPAVAQACRFGGEALVERFAAGREVTVGILGDQVLGSLEVATPREGFDFDAKYKGGASYFLPPRLSPTRVANVEALALGAYRALGCRGYARVDLLCSDTENDVVLEVNTLPGFTPTSLLPKIAAHAGLDFPALVERVLALATRDEAGISEAPAVDPIPETAEPRRAVS encoded by the coding sequence ATGGGCAAGCGCGTCGGAGTCCTGATGGGCGGATGGGGTGAGGAGCGGGAGATTTCGCTCAAGACGGGAGAGGCCGTCGTGGCGGCGCTGGAGTCGCGCGGTCACCACGTCACCCGCATCTTCGCGGGCCCCGGGCTGGACAGGGCGCTGCGCGCCGCGGAGCTGGACGTGGCCTTCGTCGCGCTCCACGGGCGCATGGGCGAGGACGGCCGGGTGCAGGGGCTGCTGGAGCTGCTGGAGCTGCCGTACACCGGCTCGGGCGTGCTGGCCTCGGCGCTGGCGATGAACAAGCCCTTCGCCAAGAAGCTCTTCCGGCTGCACAACCTGCCCACGCCCCGGGGCTACCGCGTGGGCCGCGAGGACGCGGCGCGTGCGCTGGAGCTGCACGGCGACCTGGGCTTCCCCTGCGTGGTGAAGCCCGCGTGCGGGGGCTCCTCGGTGGGCCTGGCGGTGGTGCACGCGGCGGACGCGCTCGCCCCGGCGGTGGCCCAGGCGTGCCGCTTCGGCGGCGAGGCCCTGGTGGAGCGCTTCGCCGCCGGCCGCGAGGTGACGGTGGGCATCCTCGGCGACCAGGTGCTGGGCAGCCTCGAGGTGGCCACCCCGCGCGAGGGCTTCGACTTCGACGCCAAGTACAAGGGCGGCGCCAGCTACTTCCTCCCGCCCCGGCTGTCCCCCACGCGCGTGGCCAACGTGGAGGCCCTCGCGCTCGGCGCCTACCGCGCCCTGGGCTGCCGCGGCTACGCCCGGGTGGACCTGCTCTGCTCGGACACGGAGAACGACGTCGTGCTGGAGGTGAACACGCTGCCCGGCTTCACCCCCACCAGCCTCCTGCCCAAGATTGCCGCCCACGCCGGCCTGGACTTCCCGGCGCTCGTCGAGCGCGTCCTGGCGCTGGCCACGCGCGACGAGGCCGGAATCTCCGAGGCCCCCGCCGTGGACCCCATCCCCGAAACGGCCGAGCCCCGCCGCGCGGTGAGCTGA
- a CDS encoding alpha/beta fold hydrolase yields MDLMGGMQKVLRHMLVARGVQSSTVEVAGQSLHHYSLKGEGKGPPVVLVHGLGGSANGFGRTFFGLAKRFSRVVAPDLPGHGFSMEYCGGEVCVRNQFDVLRAYVEQVVGEPALVVGNSLGGAMSVNLAAEYPQWVRALALVAPAGAELPEAENTALLNSFAVRSPAEARAFTRRLFHRPPLPALLFAYELRRFYDTPTVRALTSEALATRASLEPGKVRNLAMPVLFLWGGSERLLPSVTLQWYRDHLPPHAQVHVVDGFGHVPQLERPDELVSHLVRFADTAGL; encoded by the coding sequence ATGGATTTGATGGGCGGAATGCAGAAGGTGCTGCGGCACATGCTGGTGGCGCGCGGCGTCCAGTCCTCGACAGTCGAGGTGGCCGGGCAGTCGCTGCACCACTACTCGCTGAAGGGGGAGGGGAAGGGGCCGCCGGTGGTGCTGGTGCACGGGCTGGGCGGCTCCGCCAACGGCTTCGGGCGGACGTTCTTCGGGCTGGCGAAGCGCTTCTCGCGCGTGGTGGCGCCGGACCTGCCGGGCCACGGCTTCTCCATGGAGTACTGCGGCGGCGAAGTCTGCGTGCGCAACCAGTTCGACGTGCTGCGCGCCTACGTGGAGCAGGTGGTGGGCGAGCCGGCGCTGGTGGTGGGCAACTCGCTGGGCGGCGCCATGTCGGTGAACCTGGCGGCGGAGTACCCCCAGTGGGTGCGCGCGCTGGCGCTGGTGGCGCCCGCGGGCGCGGAGCTGCCGGAGGCGGAGAACACCGCGCTGCTCAACTCGTTCGCCGTGCGCTCGCCCGCGGAGGCCCGCGCCTTCACGCGGCGGCTGTTCCACCGGCCGCCGCTGCCGGCGCTGCTGTTCGCCTACGAGCTGCGCCGCTTCTATGACACCCCCACGGTGCGGGCGCTGACGTCCGAGGCGCTGGCCACGCGCGCCAGCCTGGAGCCCGGCAAGGTCCGCAACCTGGCCATGCCGGTGCTGTTCCTCTGGGGAGGCAGCGAGCGGCTGCTCCCCTCGGTGACGCTGCAGTGGTACCGCGACCACCTGCCGCCCCACGCCCAGGTGCACGTGGTGGACGGCTTCGGCCACGTGCCCCAGCTGGAGCGTCCGGACGAGCTGGTGTCGCACCTGGTGCGCTTCGCCGACACGGCAGGGCTGTAG
- a CDS encoding S41 family peptidase, producing the protein MKRLPQPWRAALAAFLLLSGPAVADDKAKGGRASGAAPASGRAERAERDDATYRQLELFARVLSYVENNYVEPADRERLIHGAIQGMLETLDPHTVYMPPEVFREMKIDTSGEWGGLGIEIARKDERIVVVAPIDDTPAARAGIKAGDELVGIDGESTQGMDVGRAMQKMRGPAGGRVLLTIMRRGFSAPRDIAIIRDHIRIVSVEGALHGGIAHVKVKNFQDRTDLYLRKELDRLRALNGGKELRGLVLDLRNNPGGLLDQAVAMSDRFLPGNLPIVSTRGRDGRNANEERSKDRDTEKDYPVVVLVNAGSASASEIVAGALQDHGRAVIMGTPTFGKGSVQTVIELEDGSGLKLTIARYYTPKGRSIQERGITPDFLVPDEPGGKVQSDVVREKDLRRHFRAEPTASTEAPAPAPRGLPEGLKPWDVTAKLEDYPLKVALEYLHGIATAPARVPARTSGR; encoded by the coding sequence GTGAAGCGTCTCCCCCAGCCGTGGCGCGCGGCGCTGGCCGCCTTCCTCCTCCTGAGCGGGCCCGCCGTCGCCGACGACAAGGCGAAGGGCGGGCGTGCCTCCGGCGCGGCTCCCGCGAGTGGCCGCGCGGAGCGGGCCGAGCGTGACGACGCCACCTACCGCCAGCTCGAGCTCTTCGCGCGCGTGCTGTCCTACGTGGAGAACAACTACGTGGAGCCGGCGGACCGCGAGCGGCTCATCCACGGTGCCATCCAGGGCATGCTGGAGACGCTGGACCCGCACACCGTCTACATGCCCCCGGAGGTGTTCCGGGAGATGAAGATAGACACCTCGGGCGAGTGGGGCGGGCTGGGCATCGAGATTGCGCGCAAGGACGAGCGCATCGTGGTGGTGGCCCCCATCGACGACACCCCGGCGGCGCGCGCGGGCATCAAGGCGGGCGACGAGCTGGTGGGCATCGACGGGGAGAGCACACAGGGCATGGACGTGGGCCGCGCCATGCAGAAGATGCGCGGGCCCGCGGGCGGGCGGGTGCTACTCACCATCATGCGCCGGGGCTTCAGCGCGCCTCGCGACATCGCCATCATCCGCGACCACATCCGCATCGTCTCCGTGGAGGGCGCGCTCCACGGTGGCATCGCCCACGTGAAGGTGAAGAACTTCCAGGACCGCACGGACCTGTACCTGCGCAAGGAGCTGGACCGGCTGCGCGCCCTCAACGGCGGCAAGGAGCTGCGCGGGCTGGTGCTGGACTTGCGCAACAACCCCGGCGGCCTGCTGGACCAGGCGGTGGCGATGAGCGACCGCTTCCTGCCGGGCAACCTGCCCATCGTCTCCACGCGGGGGCGCGACGGCCGCAACGCCAACGAGGAGCGCAGCAAGGACCGCGACACGGAGAAGGACTACCCGGTGGTGGTGCTCGTCAACGCCGGCAGCGCGTCCGCGTCCGAAATCGTGGCCGGCGCGCTCCAGGACCATGGCCGCGCCGTCATCATGGGCACGCCCACCTTCGGCAAGGGCAGCGTGCAGACAGTCATCGAGCTGGAGGACGGCTCCGGGCTGAAGCTGACCATCGCCCGCTACTACACGCCCAAGGGGCGCAGCATCCAGGAGCGGGGCATCACTCCGGACTTCCTCGTGCCGGACGAGCCGGGCGGCAAGGTGCAGAGCGACGTGGTCCGCGAGAAGGACCTGCGCCGCCACTTCCGCGCCGAGCCCACCGCGAGCACCGAGGCCCCCGCCCCCGCGCCGCGCGGCCTCCCCGAGGGCCTCAAGCCCTGGGACGTCACCGCGAAGCTGGAGGACTACCCGCTGAAGGTCGCCCTCGAGTACCTGCACGGCATTGCCACCGCCCCAGCGCGTGTGCCGGCCCGCACGTCGGGTCGTTGA
- a CDS encoding cellulose synthase family protein: MTTVEIIFLGVYFSVLCVLAVYGSHRYRMAFLYYRHKFKLPTPKGPLKALPRVTIQLPIFNEMYVVERLVDSVCRIDYPRELLEIQVLDDSTDETCGIARACVERQRQKGHDIVYIHRVNRQGFKAGALEHGLKTAKGEYVAVFDADFVPSPDFLLRTVPFFADGKVGMVQVRWGHLNRDFSILTQAQSIFLDGHFIIEHTARNRSGCFFNFNGTAGIWRRDTIADAGGWQHDTLTEDLDLSYRAQLKGWQFVFLPEVISPAEVPVDMNAFKSQQHRWAKGSIQTAKKLLPTILKSDLPLAVKREAFFHLTNNMAYLLMVLLSVLMPISMVVRFQHGLYGTLFLDLPFFITATASVCVFYVAAQREMGVKGWARVKYLPFLMSLGIGLAINNAKAVLEALLNQQSGFARTPKTGAEGKKVVAVKKTYRGSKTLMPVVELLFAAYFTGALWFAIDARIYTSVPFIILFQAGFLYVGVSSLLQGLSGRVKVAEPAPAVSAAGEQSRRAA, encoded by the coding sequence ATGACCACCGTCGAGATCATCTTCCTGGGCGTCTATTTCAGCGTCCTGTGCGTGCTGGCGGTCTACGGCTCGCACAGGTACCGGATGGCGTTCCTGTACTACCGGCACAAGTTCAAGCTGCCGACTCCCAAGGGCCCGCTCAAGGCGTTGCCCCGCGTCACCATCCAGCTGCCCATCTTCAACGAGATGTACGTCGTTGAGCGACTGGTGGACTCGGTGTGCCGCATCGACTACCCGCGCGAGCTGCTGGAGATCCAGGTCCTCGACGACTCGACGGACGAGACGTGCGGAATCGCCCGTGCGTGCGTGGAGCGTCAGCGGCAGAAGGGCCACGACATCGTCTACATCCACCGCGTCAACCGCCAGGGCTTCAAGGCGGGCGCGCTGGAGCACGGCCTGAAGACGGCCAAGGGTGAGTACGTCGCGGTGTTCGACGCGGACTTCGTGCCGAGCCCGGACTTCCTGCTGCGCACGGTGCCCTTCTTCGCCGACGGCAAGGTGGGCATGGTGCAGGTGCGCTGGGGTCACCTCAACCGTGACTTCTCCATCCTGACGCAGGCCCAGAGCATCTTCCTGGACGGCCACTTCATCATCGAGCACACGGCGCGCAACCGCTCCGGCTGCTTCTTCAACTTCAATGGGACGGCGGGCATCTGGCGCCGGGACACCATCGCCGACGCGGGCGGCTGGCAGCACGACACGCTCACCGAGGACCTGGACCTGAGCTACCGCGCCCAGCTCAAGGGCTGGCAGTTCGTCTTCCTGCCCGAGGTCATCTCCCCGGCCGAGGTGCCGGTGGACATGAACGCCTTCAAGAGCCAGCAGCACCGCTGGGCGAAGGGCTCCATCCAGACGGCGAAGAAGCTCTTGCCCACCATCCTCAAGAGCGACCTGCCGCTGGCGGTGAAGCGCGAGGCCTTCTTCCACCTCACCAACAACATGGCCTATCTGCTGATGGTGCTGCTGTCCGTGCTGATGCCCATCAGCATGGTGGTGCGCTTCCAGCACGGCCTGTACGGCACGCTCTTCCTGGACCTGCCCTTCTTCATCACCGCCACCGCCAGCGTCTGCGTGTTCTACGTGGCCGCGCAGCGGGAGATGGGCGTGAAGGGGTGGGCGCGGGTGAAGTACCTGCCCTTCCTGATGAGCCTGGGCATCGGCCTGGCCATCAACAACGCGAAGGCGGTGCTGGAGGCCCTGCTCAACCAGCAGTCGGGCTTCGCGCGCACGCCGAAGACGGGCGCCGAGGGCAAGAAGGTCGTCGCGGTGAAGAAGACGTACCGCGGCAGCAAGACGCTGATGCCGGTGGTGGAGCTGCTCTTCGCGGCCTACTTCACGGGAGCGCTCTGGTTCGCCATCGACGCGCGCATCTACACGTCGGTGCCCTTCATCATCCTGTTCCAGGCGGGCTTCCTGTACGTCGGCGTCTCCAGCCTCCTGCAGGGCCTGTCCGGCCGGGTGAAGGTGGCGGAGCCCGCTCCCGCGGTGAGCGCCGCGGGCGAGCAGTCGCGCCGCGCGGCCTGA
- a CDS encoding PEGA domain-containing protein, with amino-acid sequence MRPSSIRALRAALSGWLVGLLAVGPAAAQSSLPPRLVPRALPAAASSSTVTVVAIPLDAAARGEAARLAYLAEQAVARSGRLQLVRLADALDAAGRREREARAAEVATAMQEGQRAYDELDTEKALQQFDAAVRAAEAGDLSLRFGDLSRARVMKAATQVANGENTAAQLEIRSVLAVDPRAQFSPNFFPPDEMAFVEKERKAVLAGATGTLNIRTEPVPAHVFVDGEFRGVSPVALTDVTPADHYVTVVAPGYALAQRRAREGDTVLTLTPVASQKALQTLTEAVASKPGGVERDRALRELGTLAGVSQVLALLVRGGAGAVPLEVTALRLEVADGHNQAYALGTVPRGDGMATGSQALLTGLVAADAPRQGGKPVTHFASGGSATRRTVGYVLLATGVALAAGGIYFGMEASAKEDEFKRAVQNSPRAQDIKDTGKTYALVADVGIIAGLVSAGLGGYFAFAGGGDSSPSPSRARPAPEPTRQREPTRAPPPARTTESKPEREALPMPPPPSKSTSKPRSEPLPMPPPPPAKTAPPSTPPPAAQEEAAPPPRPADTGKRSREDEARQREEELRKRREEVERQRRELEAQRKKEEEDARREQEAKRKREEEERRKQEEEKKKRPSLDEDDLRNY; translated from the coding sequence ATGCGACCTTCGAGCATTCGCGCGCTGCGCGCGGCCCTGAGCGGGTGGCTGGTGGGCCTGCTGGCCGTGGGGCCGGCGGCGGCGCAGTCTTCCCTGCCTCCGAGGCTGGTGCCCCGGGCCCTTCCCGCGGCGGCGTCATCGTCGACGGTGACGGTGGTGGCCATTCCGCTGGACGCCGCGGCCCGGGGTGAAGCGGCCCGGCTGGCGTACCTGGCGGAGCAGGCGGTGGCGCGCTCGGGCCGGCTGCAACTGGTGCGGCTGGCGGATGCGCTGGACGCGGCGGGCCGGCGTGAGCGCGAGGCCCGCGCCGCCGAGGTGGCCACGGCGATGCAGGAGGGCCAGCGCGCCTACGACGAGCTGGACACGGAGAAGGCGCTCCAGCAGTTCGACGCGGCGGTGCGCGCCGCCGAGGCCGGTGACCTGTCGCTGCGCTTCGGCGACCTGAGCCGCGCGCGGGTGATGAAGGCGGCCACGCAGGTGGCCAACGGGGAGAACACGGCGGCGCAGCTGGAGATCCGCTCGGTGCTGGCGGTGGACCCGCGGGCGCAGTTCTCGCCCAACTTCTTCCCGCCGGACGAGATGGCCTTCGTGGAGAAGGAGCGCAAGGCGGTGCTGGCCGGCGCGACGGGGACGCTGAACATCCGCACGGAGCCGGTGCCCGCCCACGTGTTCGTGGACGGCGAGTTCCGGGGCGTGTCCCCGGTGGCGCTGACGGACGTGACGCCCGCGGACCACTACGTGACGGTGGTGGCGCCGGGCTACGCGCTGGCGCAGCGCCGGGCCCGCGAGGGCGACACGGTGCTCACCCTGACGCCCGTGGCCTCGCAGAAGGCCCTGCAGACGCTGACGGAGGCGGTGGCGAGCAAGCCGGGCGGGGTGGAGCGGGACAGGGCCCTGCGCGAGCTGGGCACGCTCGCGGGCGTGTCCCAGGTGCTGGCGCTGCTGGTGCGCGGCGGGGCCGGGGCCGTGCCGCTGGAGGTGACGGCGCTGCGGCTGGAGGTGGCGGACGGGCACAACCAGGCCTATGCGCTGGGGACGGTGCCGCGCGGGGACGGCATGGCCACGGGCTCGCAGGCGCTGCTGACGGGGCTGGTGGCCGCGGATGCGCCGCGCCAGGGTGGCAAGCCGGTGACGCACTTCGCGAGCGGTGGCAGCGCCACGCGCCGCACCGTGGGCTACGTGCTGCTGGCCACGGGCGTGGCCCTGGCGGCCGGCGGCATCTACTTCGGCATGGAGGCCTCCGCGAAGGAGGACGAGTTCAAGCGCGCCGTGCAGAACAGCCCCCGCGCCCAGGACATCAAGGACACCGGCAAGACGTACGCGCTGGTGGCCGACGTCGGCATCATCGCCGGCCTCGTGTCCGCGGGCCTGGGCGGGTACTTCGCCTTCGCTGGCGGGGGCGACAGCAGCCCGAGCCCCTCCCGCGCGAGGCCGGCTCCGGAGCCCACCCGGCAGCGGGAGCCCACCCGCGCCCCGCCTCCGGCGCGCACGACCGAGTCGAAGCCGGAGCGCGAGGCGCTGCCCATGCCGCCGCCGCCGTCGAAGTCCACGAGCAAGCCCCGGAGCGAGCCGCTCCCCATGCCTCCGCCGCCTCCGGCGAAGACCGCCCCGCCGTCCACGCCTCCGCCCGCGGCGCAGGAAGAGGCCGCCCCGCCCCCGCGTCCGGCCGACACCGGCAAGCGCTCGCGCGAGGACGAGGCCCGCCAGCGCGAGGAGGAGCTGCGCAAGCGCCGCGAAGAGGTGGAGCGCCAGCGCCGCGAGCTGGAGGCGCAGCGCAAGAAGGAAGAGGAGGACGCGCGGCGCGAGCAGGAGGCGAAGCGCAAGCGCGAGGAGGAGGAGCGGCGGAAGCAGGAAGAGGAGAAGAAGAAGCGCCCCTCACTCGACGAAGACGATCTCCGGAACTACTAG